The genomic segment CTGGGTGATCACCACCGCAAAGACGATGGGTTCCAGCACTTCCTTCCACAGTTTGCCCAGCGGACCGCTCCCGGCCCCTTTCAGTCTTGTCATGCGGCTCCTTTAGGGCGGCGGGCAGGCGGCGGAGGAAAAGCTGACAGGCCCTGCCCCGCGCCCGCGCCGCGGCCGTCCGCCGCGCAGGATAGCGGACCGGGGGCCGGGGCAGCGGCCCCTATCCCCCCACCAGCGCCCGCACCCGCGCGAGTTCGGCCCGCGCCGCCGCCTCGCCCGCGCCTATGGCCTGCGCCCCCCGGCGAAAGGACGGCAGGTCGATGTCCCCGAGGTCCGGGCGCAGCAGCACGTCCGGGCGGTAGAGGCTCAGGCGGGCATCGGTGAGCTGCGCCTGCATGATGTCCACCGCCCGCCGCAGCGAGCGCACCGGCCCCAGGCCCCCCGGCGTGCGCCAGCGGCTGCGCCGCTCCGGCAACTCCAGCGGCTCGGGGGCCGTCACGTCCACCGCGACGACCTGGCGCACCCCCAGAAACAGCGCCGCGTCCACCGGCACCTGATTCAGAATTCCGCCGTCGGCCAGCAGCATGTCGCCGTAGGGCACCGGGTCGATGGCCCCCGGATAGGCGGTGGTCGCCCGCAGCGCCGCGTACAGGTCGCCGCCCCGCAGGTACACCATGCGCCCGGTCAGCACGTCCGTCGCGGTGACGGCCAGCGGCCGTTCCAGCGCCTCGAAAGTCGGCGGGAGATGGGCGGCCAGCCACGCCTCGAACGCGGAGGCCTTCAGCAGGCCAGTCCCCAGCCGCCAGTCGAGCAGCCGCCGCCACGACACCGTCTCCGAGATGCGCCGCAACTCGTCTGCGCCCGTTCCCGCCGCGATAAAGGCCGCGACCAGCCCCCCCATCGAGGTGCCCGCCAGGACCTGCGGGGGCAGCCCGGCTTCCTCCAGCACCCGCCACACCCCGACGTGCGCCAGCCCACGTGCGCCCCCGCCCCCCAAGACCAGTCCATACCCCGGCATGGGGGGATTGTAGGGGGCTGCACCTTCGGCGGTGGGTGCGCTACCGTGGAGGCAGGATGCCGCTGGCAGGACAGGTCGTGGGAGAGGGGGTGCGCCTCGTGCGGCCCCTGGGGCGCGGCTCGCACAGCGTGGTGTATTTCGCGGTGGACGCCGAGGGCCAGCCCCGCGCGGTCAAGATTTTCGAGCCGCACTTCGCTGCCCACGCGGGGCGCGAGCTGGCGCACGGGGCGGGCCTCGACCACCCCCGGCTGGTGCGGGTGCTGGCCCCCGTCACCGTGGAGGGCCGCCCCGGCCTGCTCCTGACCTATGCCCGCGGCCAGGTGCTGTTCACCCGTTACGCCCACCGCCCCGCCCTGACCCATGACCGCCGGGCCTACCTGCTGACGCTGGCACACCTGCTGGGCGCCCTGGGCCACCTGCATGGGCGCGGCGTGGTTCACCGCGACGTGAAGCCGGAGAACATCATCGCGGAGCCGGGCGGCAGCGCGACCCTGGTGGACTTCGACCTCTCGGGTCCGGCCGGGGAGACCTTCAGCGCCCCCACCCGCATGGGCACCGCCGCCTTCCAGAGCCCCGAGTCGCGGCGGGGCGAACCGCTGGGACCGGAAAGCGACCTGTACGGGGTCGGCGTGCTGCTGGGGTGGGGCCTGCACGGGGCACTGGGTCCCCAGGGCGTGCCCCCGCCCCCCGCCGCCGACCCCCTCGACCCGCTGCTCGCCGCCCTCACCGACCCCGACCGCTCCCGCCGCCTGGCTGACGCGGCCGAGGCGCGGGAGTGGCTGTTGCGGTTGTCGGGGCTGCCGTACTAACCCCTCACTTCTCCCAGATCCATCCCCCCGGCGCCGCCGCCACCCCCAGCGCCCGCGGCCCGGTGTGCACATTGAGCACCGGGTTGACCCCCGCGAACCCCGACCACACGACCGGATGCCGCCGCGAGAGGGCTTCCAGCAGGGCGTCGGCGTCCTCGCGCACCGAGCCGTAGAGCAGGCCCAGCCTCAGCGGGGTGCCCTCGCCGTGGCGGGCGGTGACCTGCGCGGCGACGGCCTCGATCGCGCCCTTGTACGACCGCGCCCGGCCCACGTTAGTGTAGATCGCGGCCTCCTTGTCCACCGTGATGACCGGCTTGAGGTTCAGCAGCCCCCCCAGCGTGGCCTGCACCCGTCCGATGCGCCCGCCCCGGCGCAGGTACTCCAGCGTCTCGATGGTGAAGTACAGCTCGGTTTCCTCGTGCGTGCGCCGCACCCAGCTCAGCGCCGTCTCCAGCGACTCGCCCTGCTCGGCGGCGGTCACGGCGGCGTGAACCTGAAAGGCCTGCGCGGCACTCAGCGTCCGGGTGTCGTGGATGGTCACGGGCACTTCCGGCACCAGCGCGAGCGCCTGCTCGGCGGCGTTGCGGCTGCCCGACAGCCCCGCGCTGATGGTAAGGGCCAGCACCGGGAGGCCGCCCGCCCCCGCCGCCCGGTAGCCTGAAGCCCAGTCCTGCGGCGTGGGCTGGCTGGAGGTCGGGTGCGTGGGGTTGGTCTGAAGCTCCCGGAACAGCCACTCCCGCGTGATCTCGCCCATGCGGTAGCTCTTGTCCCCGAAATTCAGGCTGAAGGGGGCGACGGGGACGGCGTTGCGAAGGTCGGCGAAGGCGTCGAGGCCGCCGTCCGTCACGACGGCAAACCTGGAATTCTGGGTCATCGGATCTCCTTGTCGTTCATCTGCTCGATCAGCCTCAGGGCGGCGGTGTGGTCCTCCCCGGCGCCGACCACCGTCGCGGCGGCCCGGAAGAGGGCCTCGGCTTGCATCAGTACGGGCGCACTTGCCCCCGCCGCCCGCACCACGTCGGCGGCGATGCCCGCGTCCTTGGCGAGCAGCCCGAGTCTGAAGGTCACCGGAAACTCGCGCGTCAGCACGCGGGAGCCGATCAGGTTCTCGGAGGCGTTGGAGCGGCCGCTGCTCGCGTTGATGACCTCCAGCGCTCCTTCCACGTCCACCCCCGCCCGTGCCAGCGCCGCCAGCCCCTCGCCCGCCGCCCACAGGTTGACGGCCAGCAGCGCGTTGTTCACGGCCTTCACCGCGAAGCCCGCCCCGGTGCCGCCCACATGAACCACCTTGCCCGCGAAGGCGAGGTCGGGCCGAACCCGGCCCAGCACGCCCGCCTCCCCGCCCACCATCACCGTGAGGGTCCCCGCCTGCGCCCCGGCGGTCCCGCCGCTGACGGGCGCGTCGAGGAAGGCGACGCCCCGCTCGGCCAGCCGCGCCGATTGCCGCCGCGCTGCCTCCGGGTGCCCGCTGGTGCAGTCCACCCAGACGGTGCCGGGGCGCAGGCTTCCCTCCAGCACCGCCAGCACCTCGTCCACCTCGCGGCTGGTGGGCAGGCAGGAGAAGATCACGTCGGCCTGCGCTGTGCCGGAGAGGTCCGCCGCCTCGCTGCCGTGTTCGCGGGCGTGCGCGTCGGCCTTGGCGCCCGTGCGGTTCCAGACCAGGGCGCGGCCCCCGGTGTCGCGGGCGCACCGGGCAAGGTGCGCGGCCATCGGCGCTCCCATCGCGCCCAGGCCCAGAAATGCGGTTGTTCGGCTCATCGTCTCAGGCTACGGGGTCGGCACCGGACCGCCGGGGTTCCTGAACCGGGTTCAGAAAGCAGGGTCCCCCACGGGTTGCCTGGACACGCCCGGCTTCATGAAGCCGCTCTTGAACGCTCCCTCATAGCGCCCCCCCACCCGGACCGGGTACGGTGGTCCATGCAAGCCGCCGAGCCGGTCAAAATCGAGCGCCACGACCTGCGGACCCGCGAACACCACACCAACACCGGGGTGCGGCCGGTGAGCGTCTACCGCGAGCACGCGCACGGCCTGTTCGTCGCGCGGGAATTCGTGGCGCACCCGCGCATCCGGCACTGGCAGGCGCACCTCCTCCCCGACCTCGGCTTGGTCGTGTGCCGCTACGATTTCCACGGCCCGCGCGAGCACGACTATTACCTCGATATCGCCACCGTGACCTGCGAGGGGGAGGTCTGGAGCGTCCACGACCACTACCTCGACCTCCTCGTCCACGACGGGATCGCCGCCGAGATCGTGGACACCGACGAGCTGCTGGCCGCCCACCGCGCCGGGTACATCACCGCCGAGACGTGCATGAATGCCGTGATCGCCGCGCATGGAGTCCTCTCCGGCCTCGCCCGTGCCCGCTACGACCTGCACGCCTGGCTGGGGACGCGGGGCGTGGCGCTGGAGTGGCTGCCCGACTCCGTCGCGGTGTAGGGTTGCGGCGCAGGGACGGTCGGGTGGGCGCTACCCTGCTCCATGCCCGCTGCCGACCTCACCGCACAGGCCCGTCTGGAAGCCGCCCTGCCTGCCGCCCTCGCCCGGATCGCGGCCACGCCCGGCGTCTATGCCGCCCTGTGGTGCGGGAGTGCCGCACGGGGCGAGGCGGACGCGCACAGCGACCTCGACTTCCACGCCCTGGTGGAGGGCGACCACCGCTGGCGGGGCAGTTTCGTGGTGGACGGCGTGCCCGTGGAGGTCTTTCACAACCCGGCCCGCAAGGTCCGCGCGATGTTCGCCGCGCCCGACCACGCGACCGTCGCCATGTTCGCGCAGGGCCGTATCGTCCTGCCCCATCCCGACCTCACCGCATTGGTGGCCGAGGCGCGGGGCGTCCACGCGGCAGGCCCGACGCCCCGACCGCCCACGCCCGCCGAGCGGCACACCCTGGTGGACGAGGTGGTGGAGGCCCGCAGCCTGCTGGGGGACGACCTGCACGCCTTCATTGCGCTGAGCACCGCTGGACGGCTGGTGGGTGCCCTCTACGCGGCGCGGGGCTGGTGGGAGGTCAAACCCCGCGCCTGGCTGCGCGACCTCATGCGGCATGCGGCCCCCGAGTGCGAACTGCTGCGCCGCGTCCTGACCGCCCCCGCGCCTGCTGGGCGGCAAGCCGCGCTGGAAGCCCTGGCCCTCGCCGTTTTGCCAGAAGGCCTGGACTACGGCGAGAGTGCCACCGACCCCCAACGCGTGCCTTGACCCTCAGAACCTGTTTGAAAAGTCAGCCCAACCTCTTCATTTGGTCCACATACACGAGGTTTTTGCTCCTCCCCCCTGGCGGGGGAGGCTGGGAGGGGGGAACGCAGACGGCTTCCCAACGCACTCCACTGACCATAAGAACCCTTTTCAAACACGCCCTCAGGGAATGGGCAACTCGGCCCGCGTGCCCGGCTCCAGCGCGAGCAGCATCCGCAATGGTTCCTCCCCGTGCTTGAGCAGGTACGTCAGGAAGTTCATCTCGCGTTCCTGTGGTGCCCCACCCGGCAGCAGGTGCCGCCTCAGCCGGGTGAGCTGCCGTGTCCGGTCGTCCTCCTGCCGGGCGAGGGCAACCAGGGCGAGGCGCTGGAGGTGCGCCACCCGCGCCGTCGTGCGGGTGCGGGTCCGCTCGGCCGCGCCGACCAACGTGGGGTCGAGGGCAGCGAGTTCGTCCGCCAGTGCCCGCAGCTCGGCGTCCAGCGCCGCGAGCCGCTCGGCGGAGGCCGCCGCTGCTCCCCGCTCCCGCGCCAGCGTCCGCCCCAGCACGCCCTCCGGGTCGGCCTGCACCTCGGCGGCTGTGGCCCCCAGCCGGGAGAGCAGCCGCGCCACGTTGGGCTCCAACCACGTCACGCTCAGCCGGGGCCATAGCAGGGGCTGCCGCAGGCC from the Deinococcus sp. NW-56 genome contains:
- a CDS encoding NAD(P)-dependent oxidoreductase codes for the protein MSRTTAFLGLGAMGAPMAAHLARCARDTGGRALVWNRTGAKADAHAREHGSEAADLSGTAQADVIFSCLPTSREVDEVLAVLEGSLRPGTVWVDCTSGHPEAARRQSARLAERGVAFLDAPVSGGTAGAQAGTLTVMVGGEAGVLGRVRPDLAFAGKVVHVGGTGAGFAVKAVNNALLAVNLWAAGEGLAALARAGVDVEGALEVINASSGRSNASENLIGSRVLTREFPVTFRLGLLAKDAGIAADVVRAAGASAPVLMQAEALFRAAATVVGAGEDHTAALRLIEQMNDKEIR
- a CDS encoding DegV family protein, translated to MTQNSRFAVVTDGGLDAFADLRNAVPVAPFSLNFGDKSYRMGEITREWLFRELQTNPTHPTSSQPTPQDWASGYRAAGAGGLPVLALTISAGLSGSRNAAEQALALVPEVPVTIHDTRTLSAAQAFQVHAAVTAAEQGESLETALSWVRRTHEETELYFTIETLEYLRRGGRIGRVQATLGGLLNLKPVITVDKEAAIYTNVGRARSYKGAIEAVAAQVTARHGEGTPLRLGLLYGSVREDADALLEALSRRHPVVWSGFAGVNPVLNVHTGPRALGVAAAPGGWIWEK
- a CDS encoding patatin-like phospholipase family protein, encoding MPGYGLVLGGGGARGLAHVGVWRVLEEAGLPPQVLAGTSMGGLVAAFIAAGTGADELRRISETVSWRRLLDWRLGTGLLKASAFEAWLAAHLPPTFEALERPLAVTATDVLTGRMVYLRGGDLYAALRATTAYPGAIDPVPYGDMLLADGGILNQVPVDAALFLGVRQVVAVDVTAPEPLELPERRSRWRTPGGLGPVRSLRRAVDIMQAQLTDARLSLYRPDVLLRPDLGDIDLPSFRRGAQAIGAGEAAARAELARVRALVGG
- a CDS encoding DUF402 domain-containing protein; this encodes MQAAEPVKIERHDLRTREHHTNTGVRPVSVYREHAHGLFVAREFVAHPRIRHWQAHLLPDLGLVVCRYDFHGPREHDYYLDIATVTCEGEVWSVHDHYLDLLVHDGIAAEIVDTDELLAAHRAGYITAETCMNAVIAAHGVLSGLARARYDLHAWLGTRGVALEWLPDSVAV
- a CDS encoding serine/threonine-protein kinase; the protein is MPLAGQVVGEGVRLVRPLGRGSHSVVYFAVDAEGQPRAVKIFEPHFAAHAGRELAHGAGLDHPRLVRVLAPVTVEGRPGLLLTYARGQVLFTRYAHRPALTHDRRAYLLTLAHLLGALGHLHGRGVVHRDVKPENIIAEPGGSATLVDFDLSGPAGETFSAPTRMGTAAFQSPESRRGEPLGPESDLYGVGVLLGWGLHGALGPQGVPPPPAADPLDPLLAALTDPDRSRRLADAAEAREWLLRLSGLPY